Proteins encoded in a region of the Vibrio ponticus genome:
- the mobA gene encoding molybdenum cofactor guanylyltransferase MobA codes for MLNPTQTSWVILAGGQASRMGGKDKGLIELNNKPLIQHVIERLSPQTPQILINANRNQEAYAQFGRVFSDHFSDYPGPMGGIHAGLVHAETDWVGFVPCDSPQISTDLVERFCNQVNVDSDILVAHDGDHQQPVFTLYHKRVLPKLTAFLERGDRKIILLYKECNTSYVDFSDEPNCFVNLNTPEELAQFGTLES; via the coding sequence ATGCTAAATCCAACGCAAACTAGTTGGGTCATATTGGCTGGTGGTCAAGCCAGCCGCATGGGCGGCAAAGACAAAGGTCTTATCGAATTAAATAATAAGCCGCTAATTCAGCACGTTATTGAACGCTTGTCGCCACAAACACCCCAAATTTTGATCAATGCGAACCGCAATCAAGAAGCCTACGCTCAGTTCGGGCGCGTGTTTAGTGATCATTTTTCTGACTATCCTGGTCCTATGGGTGGCATTCACGCTGGTTTAGTTCACGCTGAAACCGATTGGGTTGGTTTTGTGCCATGTGATAGCCCACAAATCAGCACAGATTTGGTCGAGCGCTTTTGCAACCAAGTAAACGTAGACAGCGATATTTTGGTTGCGCACGATGGTGATCATCAACAACCTGTATTTACCCTGTATCACAAACGCGTGTTGCCTAAACTGACCGCCTTTTTAGAGCGCGGCGACCGTAAAATCATCCTACTATACAAAGAGTGTAATACCTCTTACGTTGACTTTAGCGATGAGCCTAACTGCTTTGTAAATCTGAATACTCCTGAAGAGTTGGCACAATTTGGAACACTAGAATCATGA
- a CDS encoding beta-ketoacyl-ACP reductase, translating into MFSNKICVVTGAAQGIGRTVVERFAQNGATMVYALDMNEEVLSKAFMGTDNVKPIVVNICDRAAVANLISQIQSDYGRVDVLVNNAGITRDALIGKMTEQEWDMVIDVNLKGVFNVTQAIAPLMIENNYGSIVTMSSVVGTDGNIGQTNYAATKGGVIAMTKTWAKEFARKGAQVRANCVAPGFVETPMTADLPEKVLDMMKGKTPLGRMGTPDDIANGVEFLASDKSSFITGQVLKIDGGLVL; encoded by the coding sequence ATGTTTAGCAACAAAATCTGCGTAGTGACAGGCGCAGCTCAAGGAATTGGTCGTACAGTTGTAGAAAGATTTGCCCAAAATGGTGCAACTATGGTGTACGCCTTAGATATGAATGAGGAAGTGCTATCTAAGGCATTTATGGGGACAGACAATGTCAAACCCATAGTGGTCAATATCTGCGATCGCGCAGCAGTGGCGAATTTGATCAGTCAAATTCAAAGTGATTATGGGCGAGTGGATGTATTAGTCAATAATGCCGGAATTACCCGTGATGCGTTGATCGGCAAAATGACCGAGCAAGAGTGGGACATGGTGATTGATGTCAATCTGAAAGGGGTGTTTAACGTAACGCAAGCAATAGCGCCGCTGATGATAGAAAACAACTATGGATCCATCGTGACGATGTCTTCTGTGGTCGGCACGGACGGCAACATTGGGCAAACCAACTATGCCGCGACTAAGGGTGGCGTTATCGCTATGACCAAAACGTGGGCGAAAGAGTTTGCTCGAAAAGGTGCACAGGTCCGGGCAAACTGCGTCGCGCCAGGTTTTGTTGAAACCCCCATGACCGCAGACCTACCCGAAAAAGTGCTGGATATGATGAAAGGGAAAACGCCACTTGGTCGAATGGGGACACCAGACGACATTGCAAATGGGGTGGAATTTTTAGCCAGTGATAAATCAAGCTTTATTACCGGGCAAGTGCTTAAAATCGACGGTGGTTTAGTGTTGTAA
- a CDS encoding sterol desaturase family protein has protein sequence MQNPDMIRLSFFISVLVLCAIWEWVTPRKTLTQSKTTRWLNNLGLVGFNSVCLALLMPYLAIESAIWATEQQIGLFNSIALPSLVEIIIAVLILDMAIYAQHLVFHRIPWLWRLHRMHHADQDIDVTTGARFHPIEILLSMWIKIAIVVSFGISPVAVLIFEIILNASAMFNHSNAKLSLKLDAILRKLIVTPDMHRVHHSVITKETHSNFGFFLSIWDRIFSTYRAQPTLGHDKVQIGIPLFRTSREQWLDKMLSQPFRKE, from the coding sequence ATGCAAAACCCAGATATGATCCGCTTGAGCTTTTTTATCTCGGTGCTCGTTCTATGTGCCATCTGGGAATGGGTTACGCCACGTAAAACGCTGACACAAAGCAAAACGACACGCTGGTTAAACAACCTCGGTCTCGTTGGCTTTAACTCTGTGTGCTTGGCGCTATTAATGCCCTATCTCGCCATTGAGTCTGCAATATGGGCTACGGAACAACAAATCGGACTGTTTAACTCAATAGCGCTGCCGAGCCTCGTCGAAATCATTATTGCCGTGCTAATACTTGATATGGCTATTTACGCCCAGCATCTAGTGTTTCACCGCATTCCTTGGCTATGGCGGCTGCACCGCATGCATCATGCCGACCAAGATATTGATGTCACTACCGGCGCGCGCTTTCACCCAATCGAAATCTTACTCTCGATGTGGATTAAGATTGCTATTGTGGTGAGTTTCGGTATTTCACCCGTCGCAGTATTAATTTTTGAAATCATCCTCAATGCCAGCGCAATGTTCAATCATAGCAACGCCAAGCTGTCGCTTAAACTGGATGCCATCCTACGTAAGCTAATCGTCACGCCTGACATGCACCGCGTGCATCACTCTGTTATCACCAAAGAAACCCACTCTAACTTTGGCTTTTTCCTCTCTATTTGGGACCGCATTTTTAGTACCTACCGCGCCCAACCAACACTCGGGCATGACAAAGTACAAATCGGTATTCCACTGTTTAGAACGTCAAGAGAACAATGGCTTGATAAAATGTTGAGTCAACCGTTTAGAAAGGAGTAG
- a CDS encoding sigma-54-dependent transcriptional regulator yields the protein MSSSLDASKLLQYQAFSVLVVDDEAGMQAILQKALSKWFSKVDTAGSIEQAETLRLANHYDLIILDINLPGRSGIEWEEAFNDEERKADVIFMTGYADLETAISALKLGATDFILKPFNLSQMLQSVQRCMDKRLNERLQFALRRDVKRHIVTEIAGSSDKTQQLRHLISQFAPSRASVLIEGESGTGKELVARGVHEASGRSGPFIPVNCGAIAPELLESELFGHTSGAFTGAKKGREGLFRVANGGTLFLDEIGEMPLSMQSALLRVLEQRAIRPVGSEKEISVDVRVVAATNRNLQQEVGKGNFREDLFYRLNVLKIDVAPLRERKADLNELVPFFTKMLSAELGVADPNWAHEDIEALNNYDWPGNIRELKNLIERCILLGKPPAHYWRELNINQPQQNISMTVTTGSQLIDVAEAPRTPGQGYPNSWTLKEVEKSHIQQLVDFHDGNKSAASRDLGVARKTLERKYKEWDAEDSDYAE from the coding sequence ATGTCTTCATCTTTAGACGCCAGCAAATTACTTCAATACCAAGCATTTTCCGTCCTCGTGGTAGACGATGAGGCGGGGATGCAGGCAATTTTGCAAAAAGCGCTAAGCAAATGGTTCTCAAAAGTAGATACCGCAGGCAGCATTGAGCAAGCAGAAACACTGCGCCTCGCCAATCACTATGACCTTATAATTTTAGACATTAACTTGCCGGGGCGCTCAGGTATTGAGTGGGAAGAAGCATTCAATGATGAAGAACGCAAAGCGGATGTAATTTTTATGACCGGCTATGCGGATCTTGAAACAGCGATATCGGCACTTAAGCTTGGTGCGACGGACTTTATCCTTAAACCATTTAATCTCAGTCAAATGTTGCAGTCGGTGCAACGTTGTATGGACAAACGTCTCAATGAACGTCTGCAGTTTGCCCTGCGCCGCGATGTTAAGCGACATATTGTCACAGAAATAGCCGGCAGCTCAGACAAAACTCAGCAGTTACGTCATCTCATTAGCCAATTTGCGCCATCGCGTGCGTCAGTGCTTATTGAAGGCGAGTCAGGCACTGGTAAAGAGCTCGTTGCTCGCGGTGTACATGAAGCCAGCGGTCGTAGTGGCCCATTTATTCCGGTTAACTGTGGAGCTATTGCTCCTGAGCTTTTAGAGAGTGAATTATTCGGTCACACCTCTGGCGCATTTACTGGTGCGAAGAAAGGAAGAGAAGGTCTATTTCGCGTCGCTAACGGCGGCACACTGTTTCTTGATGAAATCGGTGAGATGCCTCTTTCGATGCAATCAGCTCTGCTGCGCGTACTAGAGCAGCGAGCGATTCGCCCGGTAGGCAGCGAAAAAGAGATCAGTGTTGATGTTCGTGTAGTTGCGGCGACTAACCGTAATCTGCAACAAGAAGTTGGCAAGGGCAATTTCCGTGAAGATTTGTTCTATCGTTTAAATGTACTCAAAATTGATGTTGCTCCACTACGTGAACGTAAGGCAGACCTCAATGAGTTGGTTCCATTTTTTACAAAAATGCTCTCTGCTGAGCTTGGCGTTGCCGATCCTAACTGGGCACATGAAGACATAGAAGCGCTGAATAACTATGACTGGCCGGGTAATATTCGCGAGCTGAAAAACTTGATTGAGCGTTGCATCCTATTAGGTAAACCACCAGCACATTACTGGCGTGAGCTGAACATCAATCAGCCGCAGCAGAATATTTCTATGACAGTCACGACAGGATCTCAATTGATCGATGTTGCTGAAGCTCCGCGTACGCCTGGGCAAGGTTATCCAAATTCATGGACACTCAAAGAAGTGGAAAAATCCCATATCCAGCAGTTAGTGGATTTTCATGACGGCAATAAGTCAGCTGCGTCACGTGATCTTGGTGTCGCGCGTAAAACATTAGAGCGTAAATACAAAGAGTGGGACGCAGAGGATTCAGATTATGCCGAATAA
- a CDS encoding bifunctional molybdopterin-guanine dinucleotide biosynthesis adaptor protein MobB/molybdopterin molybdotransferase MoeA: MKSRHLVPILGFAAYSGTGKTTLIEALLPKLTKAGLRIGMLKHAHHNFDVDKPGKDSYRLRKAGASQMLISSRNRYALMTETPEEESEFHYLLTRFDQQKLDVILVEGCKNIAFPKIELHREEVGKPWLYPNDDNIVAIAADTKVDDTELPQIDINDLESIKQFVLDFVARKGEIGNEITGAACCDTLSPAFLSVAQGQEKILSLVNTVAETEACPMQQSYYRVLANNVVSPVNVPQYTNSAMDGFAIRGDDLQRDHYQVVAEVLAGHAYEQELQPGQTVKIMTGAPIPQGADTVIMREQASQEGDNVTFAGASIKAGQNVRQAGEDLSLGADVFTQGTRIESAEMGMLASLGFGDATVYRKLKVALFSTGDEVQAPGSEQKANTIYDSNRFTIMGLLEKLGCEIIDFGILEDNEQVMIDAIEKASQQADVVITSGGVSVGDADYIKLALDKLGQIDFWRINMRPGRPLAFGQINNKPFFGLPGNPVAVMVSFVNFVEPALRKMQGEVNWQPLKVNAIATEDLRSKQGRTEFSRGVYQLDSAGRLTVRTTGKQGSGILRSMSEANCLIEISPAVDTVKVGESVTIIPLQGRI; the protein is encoded by the coding sequence ATGAAATCACGCCATTTAGTCCCTATTCTTGGTTTTGCAGCCTACTCTGGCACAGGTAAAACAACGCTTATTGAAGCGCTGTTACCAAAACTAACCAAAGCGGGTTTACGCATTGGTATGTTAAAACACGCGCATCATAATTTTGATGTGGATAAGCCAGGTAAAGATAGCTACCGCCTACGTAAAGCGGGCGCAAGTCAAATGCTGATCTCCTCGCGCAATCGCTATGCGTTGATGACTGAAACGCCAGAAGAAGAGTCTGAGTTTCATTACCTATTGACCCGTTTTGACCAACAAAAATTGGATGTTATTTTGGTTGAAGGCTGCAAAAACATCGCCTTCCCGAAAATTGAACTACATCGCGAAGAAGTGGGCAAACCATGGTTATACCCAAATGATGACAATATTGTCGCGATCGCCGCAGATACTAAAGTAGACGATACCGAACTACCACAGATCGACATTAACGATTTAGAGTCAATCAAGCAGTTCGTATTAGACTTTGTTGCACGTAAAGGTGAAATCGGTAACGAGATCACCGGTGCTGCCTGTTGTGACACCCTATCTCCTGCTTTCTTATCTGTTGCTCAAGGTCAGGAAAAGATCTTGTCGCTGGTTAACACAGTTGCAGAGACAGAAGCGTGTCCGATGCAGCAAAGCTACTACCGCGTACTAGCAAATAACGTCGTTTCTCCGGTCAATGTACCGCAGTATACAAACTCTGCGATGGACGGCTTCGCTATTCGTGGTGACGATCTACAACGTGACCACTACCAAGTGGTTGCCGAAGTGCTGGCAGGTCATGCTTATGAGCAAGAACTACAACCAGGACAAACGGTAAAAATCATGACAGGTGCACCGATTCCACAAGGTGCCGATACTGTGATTATGCGTGAGCAAGCCAGTCAAGAAGGTGACAACGTTACTTTTGCTGGTGCTAGCATTAAAGCTGGTCAAAACGTTCGTCAGGCAGGTGAAGATCTGTCGCTCGGCGCCGATGTCTTTACCCAAGGGACACGCATCGAGTCTGCTGAGATGGGGATGTTAGCATCACTCGGTTTTGGTGACGCCACTGTTTATCGTAAACTGAAAGTTGCCCTATTCTCTACCGGTGATGAGGTACAAGCACCGGGCAGTGAACAAAAAGCGAATACCATTTACGATTCAAACCGCTTCACTATTATGGGTCTACTTGAGAAGCTTGGCTGTGAAATCATCGATTTCGGGATCTTAGAAGATAACGAGCAAGTGATGATTGATGCGATTGAAAAAGCCAGCCAACAAGCTGACGTCGTGATTACTTCTGGTGGCGTGTCGGTTGGTGATGCGGATTACATCAAACTTGCACTGGATAAGCTTGGTCAAATTGATTTTTGGCGCATTAACATGCGTCCGGGGCGCCCTTTAGCGTTTGGTCAAATCAACAACAAGCCATTCTTTGGTCTGCCTGGCAATCCTGTGGCGGTAATGGTTTCGTTCGTCAACTTTGTTGAGCCTGCACTGCGTAAGATGCAAGGTGAAGTGAACTGGCAACCATTGAAAGTCAATGCGATTGCGACCGAAGATTTGCGATCTAAACAAGGACGTACCGAGTTTAGTCGTGGCGTCTATCAATTAGATAGCGCTGGTCGCCTGACTGTGCGTACAACCGGTAAACAAGGCTCTGGTATTTTGCGCTCAATGAGCGAGGCGAACTGTTTAATTGAAATTTCTCCTGCTGTAGATACAGTAAAAGTGGGAGAAAGCGTGACAATTATCCCACTTCAAGGCAGAATCTAA
- a CDS encoding substrate-binding domain-containing protein, translated as MKATVSYTIAAASIALFSYSAHAEDQSRVRLATTTSTYHSGLLDYLLPEFEKDTGYKVDVIAAGTGKSLKMGENGDVDLVMTHAPKAEANFVEKGYGVLPRKLMYNDFVLVGPQADPATVSDDKTVAEAFKDIAGVNATFISRGDDSGTHKKELGIWAQTKMEPNFTGYRSVGQGMGPTLNMASEMQGYTLTDRGTWLAYNNKLDLKILLQGDKNLFNPYQVILVNPERYPTINYQGAKVFSDWLVNPRGQELINSFKLNGQQLFVANANEK; from the coding sequence ATGAAAGCAACGGTTAGTTACACTATTGCAGCAGCGTCTATTGCGCTGTTCAGCTATTCAGCTCACGCGGAAGATCAATCTCGCGTTCGTCTTGCTACTACAACCAGTACTTACCACTCAGGCCTACTTGATTACCTTTTACCAGAATTTGAAAAAGACACTGGTTACAAAGTTGACGTTATTGCAGCAGGTACCGGCAAATCACTTAAAATGGGTGAAAACGGTGACGTTGATTTGGTGATGACTCACGCACCAAAAGCAGAAGCAAATTTCGTTGAAAAAGGTTACGGCGTTCTACCACGCAAACTGATGTACAATGACTTTGTTCTTGTTGGTCCACAAGCTGACCCAGCAACAGTTTCAGACGACAAAACTGTCGCAGAAGCGTTTAAGGATATCGCAGGTGTTAACGCAACATTTATCTCACGCGGTGATGATTCTGGTACGCACAAAAAAGAATTGGGTATCTGGGCTCAAACTAAGATGGAGCCAAACTTCACTGGCTACCGCTCTGTAGGTCAAGGCATGGGTCCAACGCTTAATATGGCGTCTGAAATGCAAGGTTACACCTTGACTGACCGTGGTACTTGGTTGGCGTACAACAACAAACTTGATCTTAAGATTCTTCTACAAGGCGACAAAAACCTATTTAACCCGTACCAAGTGATTTTGGTTAACCCTGAGCGTTACCCAACAATCAACTACCAAGGTGCAAAAGTATTTAGTGACTGGCTAGTAAACCCTCGCGGGCAAGAACTGATCAACAGCTTTAAACTAAATGGTCAACAACTGTTTGTTGCCAACGCGAACGAGAAATAA
- a CDS encoding ABC transporter permease, translating into MSLWQTTLEALALLVALDPDLLAIVGVSFSVSLTAISLVLLPAILFSFILAYTDFRGKWMFLSIINTLQAVPTVVIGLLLYMLLSRAGPLGDWQMLFTQKAMVLGQMLICFPVLVAMMHGALQSSDRRAVETAITLGASMPRLAATMIWETRFPLLAAAITAFSRIVTEVGCSMMVGGNIMGLTRNIPTAISMESHKGAFAQGVALGIVLLSLALLLNFFLSSMRGRGYLRT; encoded by the coding sequence ATGAGCCTCTGGCAGACAACATTAGAAGCACTAGCATTATTAGTAGCATTAGACCCCGACTTATTGGCTATTGTCGGTGTGTCGTTTAGCGTTTCTTTAACCGCGATTTCTCTGGTGTTGCTGCCAGCGATTCTATTTTCGTTCATACTTGCCTACACAGATTTTCGTGGCAAGTGGATGTTTTTATCCATTATTAATACGCTCCAGGCCGTACCTACTGTGGTTATCGGCTTGTTGCTCTACATGCTACTGTCTCGTGCAGGTCCTTTGGGTGATTGGCAAATGCTGTTCACCCAAAAGGCAATGGTATTAGGACAAATGCTAATTTGCTTCCCTGTTTTGGTAGCAATGATGCATGGCGCACTTCAATCAAGCGATCGACGTGCTGTCGAAACCGCAATTACATTAGGCGCTTCGATGCCCCGCCTTGCCGCTACCATGATTTGGGAGACGCGTTTTCCATTACTTGCTGCCGCGATTACTGCCTTTTCACGTATCGTCACAGAAGTAGGTTGTTCAATGATGGTCGGCGGAAACATTATGGGTTTAACTCGTAATATACCAACTGCAATTTCAATGGAAAGCCATAAAGGCGCTTTTGCGCAAGGTGTTGCACTTGGAATTGTATTATTATCTTTAGCCTTGCTACTAAACTTCTTCCTTAGCAGCATGCGCGGACGTGGTTATTTGAGAACTTAA
- a CDS encoding energy-coupling factor ABC transporter ATP-binding protein — translation MTIKLTAQQVSMRFKDRVLFHIPELSIGPNDAIYLRGDNGVGKTTLLKIISGLLKPTTGKVFAPNDNFFQRLFPRSGRRNVVYLHQSPYLFDGTVYENVAYGIRFQKIPAQDKRAKVINALRRVGLETLADEHISVLSGGEKQRVAMARAWILTPSILLMDEPSASLDQESIDRLVTLAKDLLQKGSSIVITSHQKNALTDLCRKQWWIKESTLIESPLLQIISDKEQENSYAKSNAN, via the coding sequence ATGACAATTAAATTAACTGCTCAGCAAGTCTCGATGAGGTTCAAAGACCGGGTATTGTTCCACATACCTGAGTTGTCGATCGGTCCTAATGACGCGATCTATTTACGAGGCGATAACGGTGTGGGTAAAACCACCCTACTGAAGATCATTTCCGGTTTGTTGAAACCAACAACGGGAAAAGTCTTTGCGCCTAACGATAACTTCTTCCAACGCTTATTTCCTCGCAGTGGTCGTCGCAACGTGGTTTATCTCCACCAATCTCCTTATCTTTTTGATGGCACTGTGTATGAAAATGTCGCGTATGGTATTCGTTTCCAAAAAATTCCAGCGCAAGATAAGCGCGCAAAAGTGATCAATGCACTGCGACGTGTTGGGCTAGAAACCTTAGCGGATGAACATATTTCAGTCCTTTCTGGTGGTGAAAAGCAGCGCGTTGCTATGGCGAGAGCATGGATTTTAACACCTTCAATTTTGTTGATGGATGAGCCAAGCGCATCTCTCGACCAAGAGTCAATTGATCGTTTAGTGACGCTCGCAAAAGATCTGCTGCAAAAAGGCTCGAGTATCGTTATCACCAGTCACCAAAAGAATGCGTTAACTGATTTATGTCGCAAACAATGGTGGATAAAAGAATCAACTCTGATAGAGTCTCCACTGTTACAAATCATTTCTGATAAAGAACAAGAGAATTCCTATGCTAAATCCAACGCAAACTAG
- a CDS encoding tRNA-uridine aminocarboxypropyltransferase: MRIHAFHHLYQQRQALSTKAFNARGSKVDRCIYCQVASKNCICDFQPNIDSDVAVMLIVSDNEVFKPSNTGRLILDTLKEGYAFQWNRTEPDPQMLSLLDNPAYQPLLVFPADYVEDQTRVVQSALPTFCGDKKPLIILLDGSWREARRIFRKSPYLNHLPVVSIEPQAISQYMMRKSDNEQHLATAEVAILVLEQLGDTRASTKLDSWFRVFREAYMLSKTQMKPDQTRPELKRYQLED; encoded by the coding sequence ATGAGAATCCACGCTTTTCATCACTTATATCAACAACGTCAGGCACTTTCGACCAAGGCGTTTAATGCGCGCGGCAGTAAAGTAGACCGTTGTATTTACTGCCAAGTTGCAAGCAAAAACTGTATTTGTGACTTTCAACCGAATATCGATAGCGATGTCGCTGTGATGCTGATCGTTTCCGACAACGAAGTGTTTAAACCAAGTAATACTGGTCGCCTCATTCTTGATACGTTAAAGGAGGGCTATGCGTTTCAATGGAATCGTACCGAACCTGATCCGCAAATGTTGTCACTATTAGACAACCCAGCCTATCAGCCACTGTTGGTGTTTCCTGCGGATTACGTTGAGGATCAAACTCGCGTTGTGCAAAGTGCGCTGCCTACGTTTTGTGGCGACAAGAAACCACTGATCATACTGCTTGATGGTAGCTGGCGAGAGGCGAGGCGAATTTTCCGTAAGTCACCCTACCTGAACCATCTACCAGTGGTCTCGATTGAACCACAGGCAATATCTCAGTATATGATGCGCAAATCGGATAACGAGCAGCACTTAGCCACCGCCGAAGTGGCTATTTTAGTGCTTGAGCAATTAGGTGACACTCGCGCATCAACAAAGCTAGACAGTTGGTTTCGCGTTTTTCGAGAAGCGTACATGTTAAGTAAAACTCAAATGAAGCCAGATCAAACTCGTCCAGAATTAAAGCGCTATCAGCTCGAAGATTGA
- the nagK gene encoding N-acetylglucosamine kinase produces MYYGFDVGGTKIEFGAFNEKLERVATERVPTPTSDYQELLEVIAGLVSKYDQEFQCEGKIGLGLPGMEDADDGTILTVNIPAAKGMPLRKDLEAKIGRSVRIDNDANCFALSEAWDDELKDSPSVMGLILGTGFGGGLIYEGKPFSGRNNVAGEMGHMRLPIDAWFHLGDNAPLLSCGCDKKGCIDNYLSGRGFELLYAHYYGEEKKAIDIIKAQAEGEPKAVEHVERFMELLAICFANLFTANDPHVVVLGGGLSNYDLIYEEMPKRIPKHLLSVAKCPKIVKAKHGDSGGVRGAAFLNIK; encoded by the coding sequence ATGTACTATGGCTTTGATGTTGGCGGCACTAAGATTGAGTTTGGTGCTTTCAATGAAAAATTAGAGCGTGTTGCTACCGAGCGAGTTCCAACGCCGACGAGTGACTATCAAGAGCTACTTGAGGTGATTGCAGGCTTGGTAAGCAAGTATGACCAAGAGTTTCAATGTGAAGGCAAAATTGGTCTTGGTCTTCCAGGTATGGAAGATGCGGATGATGGTACGATCTTAACCGTAAATATCCCTGCTGCGAAGGGCATGCCTCTACGTAAAGATTTAGAAGCAAAAATTGGTCGTTCGGTGCGTATTGATAACGACGCTAACTGTTTTGCGTTATCTGAAGCTTGGGATGATGAATTGAAAGACTCACCATCGGTAATGGGCTTGATCCTTGGCACTGGTTTTGGTGGCGGTCTAATTTACGAAGGAAAACCATTCTCTGGTCGTAATAACGTTGCAGGTGAAATGGGGCATATGCGTCTACCTATCGATGCGTGGTTCCATCTAGGTGACAATGCGCCGCTGTTGAGCTGTGGTTGCGACAAGAAAGGATGTATCGATAACTACCTATCTGGTCGTGGTTTTGAGCTTTTGTATGCTCACTACTATGGTGAAGAAAAGAAAGCGATTGATATCATCAAAGCGCAAGCAGAGGGTGAACCTAAAGCGGTAGAGCATGTTGAACGCTTTATGGAATTGCTGGCGATTTGTTTTGCTAACCTCTTTACCGCTAATGACCCACACGTCGTTGTACTAGGTGGTGGTCTATCTAACTATGATCTGATCTACGAAGAAATGCCAAAACGTATTCCAAAGCATCTGCTTTCTGTTGCGAAATGTCCGAAGATCGTAAAAGCCAAACATGGTGATTCAGGCGGTGTTCGCGGCGCAGCGTTCTTGAATATTAAATAA
- a CDS encoding DUF2960 domain-containing protein gives MARTILYTYKDVEKELLFSYQQHRNIHEAVAEAEGIDLTEFLKMELQLEMVSDTKAVRNYRDNHFKKLGFGKITLKPKENLGVGKKNK, from the coding sequence ATGGCTCGTACAATTCTTTATACCTACAAAGACGTTGAGAAAGAACTGTTGTTCTCTTACCAGCAACATCGCAATATTCATGAAGCGGTAGCTGAAGCGGAAGGTATCGACCTTACTGAATTTCTAAAAATGGAACTCCAGCTAGAAATGGTTTCTGACACTAAAGCGGTACGCAATTACCGTGATAACCATTTCAAAAAACTTGGCTTTGGTAAAATCACACTAAAACCTAAAGAAAATTTAGGTGTGGGCAAAAAGAACAAGTAA